The nucleotide sequence ACACTAGGCCATGTCGCCAATCCAATCCTTTTCAAACTCGGCTGCGGCAGAAAAAATATCCAAACTCATAAAAATAGAATTATAAATATTTAATATTAAAACGGAAAAAATACTCCTCCCCGTAGAGAAGAAAGAGAGCACATCTTAACAAACATTCTAATCGTAATATATCCGCAAATTCGAATAATATACTGCCAGAATCCTAAATTAGGATTTTCTTTTCGCAAAGCACCAAAGCTTCGCATTCGAATTACTTAAAGTTTTTGCACCGCGCAAGAGACTGCTAAATTGTTATGCGAACTAAAACAAAAATCTTATCAATTAAGATCGACTAACACAAACGTTCCAAATAAAATAGATTCCGCAGGATTGAATAAAATATTTATTGACTAACTTACCTCCGCAACTAACGTCTCCCGAATCCCCAAAAAACATTCAAAAAAGGTTTCAACTGATGATTCATCAAGAGCAAAGTTTCAGGCGATTCGTCTGGGCCCTCGAAAAAAAATGGATCCAAACCGTCTGTATCCTAGGTTTCACCCTGGTCCCTATATTCGGAGGTTTAGATTATTTTATCATTCCGAAAGAATATTTGGACGAGAACCTCGGCTATTTTCTATCGTTAAGAGCCTTCGCTTCCTTTTTCGTATTGATACAATATATAATATTACGTTTTTCCAAACCAAACGCTTGGAATACGGTGCATGCGTTTGTCTTTACCTTTGTTGTCGGCGGAATAATCACCTTAATGACGGCACGTTTAGGAGGATTCGAATCCTCGTATTATGCCGGATTAAATCTAGTTTTGATCGCCGTGAACCTATTCCTACCTTGGAATGCCGTAAAAGGAGCCTTAAATAGCGGGATCATTCTCGTTCAATATCTAGTAGTAAATCTGATTTTCGATCATGACTACAAATTGATCTCGATAATCAATAACCTGTATTTTTTAGCTGGGACCATGATCATTTCGGTTACCATAGCTCATTTCAAATTCAATCTCACAAAATCCGAATTCGAAAAGATGGATGTAATCAGCACCTTGAAGTCCCAGCAGGACGGGGATTATTTCCTCACCTCTCTGGTATTGCAACCTTTAAGTTTGAATCTCTCCAAAAGTGAGATCGTTCCTGTGGAATTCTTCACTAGCCAAAAGAAGAAATTCACCTTTAAAAATTGGACCCAAGAGATCGGCGGAGATATAAGCGTTTCGAACGTTATCACTCTCAAGGGGAGAAGATACGTCGTTTTTGTAAATGCAGACGCTATGGGAAAATCCCTGCAAGGTGCAGGTGGGGCGATCGTTTTCGGCGCTGTATTTCATGCTATGATCCAAAGGACCAAAATGTTGGAAACGAACCAAAACCAATATCCGGAGCGTTGGTTAAGAAACGCAGTGATTGAACTGCAAAAGACCTTCGAAAGTTTCGACGGAGCGATGATGATCTCTCTTGTGATCGGACTCGTGGACGAAGAATCCGGTCTGGTATACTACATAAATGCAGAACATCCTTTTCCGGTATTATACAGAGACGGAAGAGCCTCCTTTATCGATTCTCAGATATACTTTAGAAAGATCGGAATGTTGGAGATCAAAAGCAGATTTTTCGTAAGTTTATTCCAGCTCCAACCGGGAGATAAACTGATCCTCGGATCAGACGGAAGAGAAGACCTGATGGTGTTCGATCCAACCATAGGCGGCAAAAGTATGGTAGAAGACGAAAACTTCTTCCTACATATCGTCGAACAAGGAAAAGGCGAATTAAGGGAAATAGTTTCCATCTTAAAAGACTCGGGAGATATAATCGACGACCTTTCCTTAGTAAAAATCTCCTTCGATCCGGCAAAAAGGGAGAATGGACCGGGTAATTCCTTACGAGCCCCATCTCAATATTCCGAAAACGGAACGCACACAAACGGTTATAAACACGCTGAAGATCTAGAAGTTCTCAAGGAATTAGTATCTTCCTCTTCTAAAAACGGAGATATAGAAGAGTCTATTCAAGCCGCAATACGATTAGTGGAAATCTATCCTGGTGAAAGTAATTATCTCTACTTTCTTGCCAAAACTTTCAACAGACATAGGGATTACAAAGAATCCGTGGAGCAAGGGGAACGTTTTCGTTACCGCCAACCGGATCACGTGAATAATCTTCTGGTACTTTCCGATTCGTATCGCCGTCTCGGGAACAGAAGAAGGGCGGAACTTCTACTTAAAGAGGTCTTCTCTTTCGAACCCCAAAATCAAACGGCGATAAATCTTTTAGGTAAATTAAGAAATCATAATGGGAAAGACCTCATCAAATCAAATTGATAAAAGTTACGAAAAACTCCTCCCTAAAGAAGAAGTTTTTATTCCGACATATAGCTGCTTCTATAAAATTCACTCAGTGAATAAAGAGGAAAGTTCCGCGAAAGCCTCGCTGGGGGATATTTCCAAATACGGCACGAGGATCATCTGCGAAAAAAGGATCTCGGGGGAAGCCGTACTCGGCTCTGTGTTGGACATGAGCATATTTACCGATGTTCTACAATACAGTCGCAAACTAAGCGGAGTGATTCGCTGGGAAAAAAGATCTGAAAAAGGGTGGGAATACGGGATTCAGTTTGACGAACCGATCCATTTAGACCTATTTCGCGCCATTCACGATTCCTTAACCGGGATAAAGATCCGAGTAGAATCTGCAGAACCGAAAACTCCCCATCAGAAAGCCTTATCCATAGTATTTCAAACCAAGGAGAAAATCCAAAGTATCCAACCTTTATTGTCTCAACTCGAATCCAGCCTAAACGATCATGAATACGCTGTGGGATACAATCTGAAAGAAGAAATTTATAAATCCGTATTTCTTCTTTTGAGCCCGATTTATAATTTCTTAAAGGAAAAAACAAACGAACTCTACCACGAGCTGGATCCGGTCGAGATCAACTACAACTTCTCTTATCTTAGGGAAGAACTACAATGTTATCTTTTCTTGGATCCTTTCGTAAAAAGAGCCACAACAAAGCCATTAGGCTACGCAGGCGATTTCGAGATGATGGATGCGATCTATCGGGATACAAACGAAGGAACCAACCTTTTAGGAAAAAGTCTTCATAAATGTACCTTGAATCTGAAATCCGCACAGGCGGTATTTCATAGGCAGAATTTCTTTTACAGAACGATCTTAGATAGACTGAGGAATAAAGAAGGAAAACTCTGCGTTCTATCCGTGGCATGCGGTCCCGCAAGAGAAATGGTTACGCTGATCAACGAGGCGGATCAAAGTACATTGGATAAATTAACGATCTATTTATTGGACCAGGATCCGAGAGCGATTACCGAGGCTAAACACGGAATCCGAATTGCTTTATTAAAAAATCATAAACAAGTTGATTTTCATTGTCTAAACGTCGAAATCGCTAGATTCGCTGCGAATCCGGGAAAATTTGTCCTGCATACCGGGATCGATTTGATCTATTCGGCGGGACTTTTCGATTATATTAAGATGAAAACGGCTCAGAAGATTTGTTCTCACCTGTATTCCATACTGAATCCTACGGGAGAGATCTTTTTAGGAAATTTCTCCGACGCTTCCGATGAGATCGGAATCATGGAAGTTATGGATTGGAGCCTGATATATAGGAGCGACGAAGAACTCCTAAAATTCGCGGATTCAGTCCAAGGTCCTAAAACGACCGGAGTCATCGATGATGTTCTTCCGCAGAAGTTTTTCTATCTATTGAAGTCAGCCGATTCGAAGAATTAACCTCATATATGACCAGTCGGAGCGCAGAGGAGCAACAGTGTTGCTCCCAACGCGAGACTAGGACTCATGCGTAGCGAAGGCGAAGCATGAAGTCCCGATAGGTCATTATTACTGTAAAAATAAAAAAGCCGAAGATTTCTCTCCGGCTTTAAGTGTAGAATATCTTCTACGAACGATATAACTGCGAATCATTCACACTGTTGCTGATCATCTTGTATGGATGTTCAAGTTTGTAAGGCCTTGTTAGAAGCCTTACTTGGCGTTGTTACCATTTGAGTAAAAAGTAAGTCTTACTCAAACATTACTTTAATTTCGTAATATGGTCAAGCCTCACGAGCTATTAGTATCACTCGACTCAATGTGTTACCACACTTACATCTATGACCTATCAACCGGGTCATCTTCCCGGGCTCTTCAGGGGGTTGCCCCCAGGGAGATCTTATCTTCAGAAGGATTTCCCACTTATATGCTTTCAGCGGTTATTCCTGCCGAACATAGCTACTCAGCGCTGCTTCTGGCGAAACAACTGATACACTAGAGGTTCGTCCATCCCGGTCCTCTCGTACTAGGGACAGATTCCGTCAAATCTCCAACGCCTGCGATGGATAGGGACCGAACTGTCTCACGACGTTCTGAACCCAGCTCGCGTACCGCTTTAAATGGCGAACAGCCATACCCTTGGGACCTGCTTCAGCCCCAGGATGCGACGAGCCGACATCGAGGTGCCAAACCGCGTCGTCGATATGGACTCTTGGACGCGATCAGCCTGTTATCCCCGGAGTACCTTTTATCCGTTGAGCGATGGCCCTTCCACACAGAACCACCGGATCACTAAGCCCTACTTTCGTACCTGCTCGACTTGTCTGTCTCACAGTTAAGCTCCCTTGTGCCTTTACACTCTATGCGCGATTTCCGTCCGCGCTGAGGGAACCTTTGGGCGCCTCCGTTACTCTTTAGGAGGCGACCGCCCCAGTCAAACCGCCCGCCTGACAATGTCTCGAGTGTTGTTTCACTCGGTTAGAACTTGGATCAAGTAAGGGTGGTATTTCAACGTCGGCTCCTTCCAGACTAGCGTCCAGAGATCATAGCCTCCCACCTATCCTACACATACAGGATCAAAGTTCAATGCCAGGTTGCAGTGAAGGTTCACGGGGTCTTTCCGTCCTATCGCAGGTAACCCGCATCTTCACGGGTACTACAATTTCGCCGAGACTCTCGTTGAGACAGTGGGGAAGTCGTTACACCATTCGTGCAGGTCGGAACTTACCCGACAAGGAATTTCGCTACCTTAGGACCGTCATAGTTACGGCCGCCGTTTACCGGGGCTTAAATTCCGAGCTTCGCATTGCTGCTAACCCGTCCTCTTGACCTTCCGGCACCGGGCAGGTGTCAGACCCTATACATCCTCTTCCGAGTTTGCAGAGTCCTGTGTTTTTGGTAAACAGTCGCTACCCCCATTTCTGTGCCACCTTCGATATCTTTCGCCGCAGGGCTAAAACATCTTGGGTCTCCTTTATCCCGAAGTTACAGGAGTAATTTGCCGAGTTCCTTAACGAGAGTTATCTCGAACACCTTAGTATTCTCTACTTGTCTACCTGTGTCGGTTTGCGGTACGGTCGAATGCACCTAAACTTAGAAGTTATTTCTTGGCAGCCTAGAGTCACTGGCTACGGCCCACTACCGTGGACATCCTGCAAGTTCTCAGCTCAAGTACCGGATTTTCCAAATACTCTCAACGCTTACCACCTGCAACGGGGATTACCATCACACCCGCTCCAGTTATCTTCCTGCGTCACTCCATCGCACAATACATTCGGTGCAGGAATATGAACCTGCTTCCCATCGACTACGCATTCTAAGCCTCGTCTTAGGGACCGACTAACCCCCGGCGGATTGGCCTTCCCGGGGAAACCTTAGACTATCGGTGGGGAAGAATCTCACTCCCCTAACGCTACTCATGCCAGCATCTTCACTTCTTACCGCTCCAGCAGTCCTTACGATCCGCCTTCAACGCGAGAAAGAACGCTCTCCTACCGCTCATTACTGAGCCCGTGCCTTCGGTGCTATGCT is from Leptospira sp. WS58.C1 and encodes:
- a CDS encoding SpoIIE family protein phosphatase, yielding MIHQEQSFRRFVWALEKKWIQTVCILGFTLVPIFGGLDYFIIPKEYLDENLGYFLSLRAFASFFVLIQYIILRFSKPNAWNTVHAFVFTFVVGGIITLMTARLGGFESSYYAGLNLVLIAVNLFLPWNAVKGALNSGIILVQYLVVNLIFDHDYKLISIINNLYFLAGTMIISVTIAHFKFNLTKSEFEKMDVISTLKSQQDGDYFLTSLVLQPLSLNLSKSEIVPVEFFTSQKKKFTFKNWTQEIGGDISVSNVITLKGRRYVVFVNADAMGKSLQGAGGAIVFGAVFHAMIQRTKMLETNQNQYPERWLRNAVIELQKTFESFDGAMMISLVIGLVDEESGLVYYINAEHPFPVLYRDGRASFIDSQIYFRKIGMLEIKSRFFVSLFQLQPGDKLILGSDGREDLMVFDPTIGGKSMVEDENFFLHIVEQGKGELREIVSILKDSGDIIDDLSLVKISFDPAKRENGPGNSLRAPSQYSENGTHTNGYKHAEDLEVLKELVSSSSKNGDIEESIQAAIRLVEIYPGESNYLYFLAKTFNRHRDYKESVEQGERFRYRQPDHVNNLLVLSDSYRRLGNRRRAELLLKEVFSFEPQNQTAINLLGKLRNHNGKDLIKSN
- a CDS encoding PilZ domain-containing protein, with amino-acid sequence MGKTSSNQIDKSYEKLLPKEEVFIPTYSCFYKIHSVNKEESSAKASLGDISKYGTRIICEKRISGEAVLGSVLDMSIFTDVLQYSRKLSGVIRWEKRSEKGWEYGIQFDEPIHLDLFRAIHDSLTGIKIRVESAEPKTPHQKALSIVFQTKEKIQSIQPLLSQLESSLNDHEYAVGYNLKEEIYKSVFLLLSPIYNFLKEKTNELYHELDPVEINYNFSYLREELQCYLFLDPFVKRATTKPLGYAGDFEMMDAIYRDTNEGTNLLGKSLHKCTLNLKSAQAVFHRQNFFYRTILDRLRNKEGKLCVLSVACGPAREMVTLINEADQSTLDKLTIYLLDQDPRAITEAKHGIRIALLKNHKQVDFHCLNVEIARFAANPGKFVLHTGIDLIYSAGLFDYIKMKTAQKICSHLYSILNPTGEIFLGNFSDASDEIGIMEVMDWSLIYRSDEELLKFADSVQGPKTTGVIDDVLPQKFFYLLKSADSKN